The following coding sequences are from one Triticum dicoccoides isolate Atlit2015 ecotype Zavitan chromosome 4A, WEW_v2.0, whole genome shotgun sequence window:
- the LOC119286572 gene encoding putative clathrin assembly protein At1g33340: MKVFRGKIWAALGSLMDHVGAASNKASTAAVPDRALLTDIEAAIARCTDGGGGGSVGDDRHVHEILFLVSNAPGAITFLSRRITARLEAARTPATALRSLLLVHRLLRAGDRYFEQDFRGLWASRDLRVDAPRCGCSCSPLAASGAGANYVTASTVTATGACSFLHGYTAYLEERMQWVINQSGNLEPTRPPPQDHDDKPHPASSYDAVAAEELLFKLTMCQRLLDVAVQLLPDNNTSASAAARSAFGIVLRESFKVYDSFNDGIDVLLRSRSAGRLSKSLRVSAQGVLRKACAQTPELKEFYHKCKKSNVGKITEYPVVRVVTPAQASAIELMPPVCEEDGRKELGGAGVVAEENEGDAPFESKLETTISAVWVEFDDEDHQAGREFTRDDHSS, translated from the coding sequence ATGAAGGTGTTCAGAGGCAAGATTTGGGCAGCACTAGGGTCACTCATGGATCATGTAGGCGCAGCCTCCAACAAGGCTTCCACGGCGGCGGTGCCAGACCGAGCGCTCCTCACGGACATCGAGGCGGCCATCGCGCGGTGCACGGACGGTGGAGGGGGCGGGAGCGTCGGTGACGACCGCCACGTCCACGAGATCCTCTTCCTCGTCTCCAACGCCCCGGGCGCGATCACCTTCCTCTCCCGCCGCATCACGGCGCGCCTAGAGGCGGCGCGGACCCCGGCCACCGCGCTCCGGTCTCTGCTCCTCGTCcaccgcctcctccgcgcgggcgaccGCTACTTCGAGCAGGACTTCCGAGGCCTCTGGGCCTCCCGCGACCTCCGCGTCGACGCGCCACGTTGCGGCTGCTCCTGTTCTCCCCTCGCTGCCTCAGGCGCCGGCGCCAACTATGTCACGGCCAGCACGGTGACCGCCACCGGCGCGTGCTCTTTCCTCCACGGCTACACGGCCTACCTCGAGGAGCGCATGCAGTGGGTGATCAACCAGTCCGGCAACCTGGAGCCCACCCGCCCCCCACCACAAGATCACGACGACAAGCCGCACCCGGCCTCCTCCTACGATGCCGTCGCCGCCGAGGAGCTCCTCTTCAAGCTCACCATGTGCCAGAGGCTGCTTGACGTCGCTGTCCAGCTCCTTCCGGACAACAACACAAGCGCCAGCGCCGCCGCGCGGTCAGCCTTCGGCATTGTCCTCCGGGAGAGCTTCAAGGTCTACGACTCCTTCAATGACGGCATCGACGTGCTGCTAAGGTCAAGAAGCGCCGGTCGTCTCAGCAAGTCTCTCAGGGTCTCAGCTCAGGGGGTGCTGAGGAAGGCGTGCGCTCAGACGCCTGAGCTGAAAGAGTTCTACCACAAGTGCAAGAAGAGCAATGTCGGCAAGATCACAGAGTACCCCGTCGTCAGGGTCGTTACGCCGGCGCAGGCCTCGGCAATTGAGCTCATGCCGCCGGTCTGTGAAGAGGATGGTCGGAAGGAGCTTGGCGGCGCCGGTGTGGTAGCGGAGGAGAACGAAGGCGACGCGCCCTTTGAGAGCAAGCTGGAGACGACTATCAGTGCGGTGTGGGTCGAGTTCGACGACGAAGATCACCAGGCTGGCCGTGAGTTTACCCGGGATGATCACAGCAGCTAG